A genomic window from Desulfuromonas thiophila includes:
- the mtaB gene encoding tRNA (N(6)-L-threonylcarbamoyladenosine(37)-C(2))-methylthiotransferase MtaB — protein MTAPPTFSLVTLGCKANQFESAAMQQLLQQAGYRQLSFEQGAELVIINSCCVTAQSDAQSRRWVRRARRLNPTCRVLVTGCAAQVQPQQFESLAGVRFVIGNREKADLLAIVQGDGPVRQVGDIRRSGGQVELSISGFSQHSRAFVQIQTGCDAFCSYCIIPFARGPSRSARPEQVVAQVRTLAEQGYAEVVLTGIHIGRYGQDLQPAIRLTTLLQQLLAETTIPRLRLGSLEPQEVDSDLIELLARQPRLCRHLHIPLQSASDTVLQRMNRHYSAAFFTDLIDHVTTALPGVGLGLDVLTGFPGETAAEFDQTLQCLKSLPLSYLHVFPYSCRPGTAAASMPAQLDGDLIRRRAAMLRMLGQCQAQDFLQQQCGRNLEVVCERQPTCWQGQRGFQAVSSEYVELLVVSDLPLAGQLCRVRVADQLQAGQLVAYPV, from the coding sequence GTGACGGCACCACCCACCTTCAGTCTGGTGACCCTGGGCTGCAAAGCCAATCAGTTCGAATCGGCCGCAATGCAACAGCTGCTGCAGCAGGCCGGTTATCGCCAGCTGTCCTTTGAACAGGGCGCCGAGTTGGTGATCATCAACAGCTGCTGTGTCACAGCCCAGAGCGATGCCCAGTCGCGCCGCTGGGTGCGACGGGCGCGGCGTCTTAACCCCACCTGTCGCGTCCTTGTCACTGGCTGTGCCGCGCAGGTGCAGCCGCAACAGTTTGAATCCCTTGCCGGTGTGCGGTTTGTGATTGGCAATCGCGAAAAGGCTGATCTGCTGGCGATTGTGCAAGGCGATGGCCCGGTGCGGCAGGTGGGCGACATTCGTCGTAGTGGCGGTCAGGTTGAATTGTCCATCAGCGGTTTCAGCCAGCACAGCCGTGCCTTTGTGCAGATCCAGACCGGTTGTGACGCTTTTTGTTCCTATTGCATCATTCCCTTTGCCCGCGGTCCCAGCCGCAGTGCCCGGCCGGAGCAGGTGGTGGCTCAGGTGAGGACTCTGGCTGAACAGGGCTACGCCGAGGTGGTGCTGACCGGTATTCATATCGGCCGCTATGGTCAGGATTTGCAGCCGGCCATCCGCCTGACCACGCTGCTGCAGCAGCTGCTGGCGGAAACCACGATTCCCCGTCTGCGGTTGGGTTCGCTGGAACCGCAGGAAGTCGATAGCGACCTGATCGAGCTGCTGGCGCGGCAACCACGCCTATGCCGTCATCTGCATATCCCCCTGCAATCGGCCAGCGATACGGTGCTGCAGCGCATGAACCGGCACTACAGCGCCGCCTTTTTCACCGACCTGATCGACCATGTCACCACAGCTTTGCCGGGAGTAGGACTGGGGCTTGATGTGCTGACGGGCTTCCCCGGCGAAACCGCAGCCGAATTTGACCAGACCCTGCAGTGCCTGAAATCTCTACCATTGAGTTATCTGCATGTGTTTCCCTACAGTTGCCGACCGGGAACCGCCGCCGCCAGCATGCCGGCGCAGCTTGATGGCGATCTGATCCGCCGTCGTGCCGCCATGCTGCGAATGCTGGGCCAGTGCCAGGCGCAGGATTTTCTGCAGCAGCAGTGTGGTCGCAATCTGGAAGTGGTTTGCGAACGCCAGCCAACGTGCTGGCAGGGGCAGCGGGGTTTTCAGGCGGTCAGCAGTGAATATGTCGAGCTGTTGGTGGTCAGCGACTTACCGCTGGCCGGCCAGCTTTGCCGGGTACGGGTTGCCGACCAGCTGCAGGCTGGGCAACTGGTCGCTTACCCGGTTTAA
- a CDS encoding DUF2062 domain-containing protein, producing the protein MWRHWSISRQAKLLLIRFVRLRGQPDEIARGFALGIFIGMTPTLGVQMLLALLLALLLCQNKLAAALGVWISNPLTAPFLYLAQYETGRFLLDMPRVQFPRCLTLECLQQLGADLLLPLCFGSLIHAILAAAISYALVLRLLPVLKTWRVPRWPRPFRKHRSHDR; encoded by the coding sequence ATGTGGCGACACTGGAGCATCAGTCGACAGGCCAAGCTGTTGTTGATACGTTTCGTGCGGTTGCGGGGCCAACCTGATGAAATCGCTCGGGGATTCGCTCTGGGTATTTTTATTGGCATGACGCCAACCCTGGGTGTGCAGATGCTGCTGGCCCTGTTGCTGGCTTTGCTGCTGTGCCAGAACAAACTGGCCGCCGCTCTCGGTGTCTGGATCAGCAATCCGTTGACGGCGCCTTTTCTTTATCTGGCGCAGTACGAAACCGGCCGGTTTCTACTGGATATGCCGCGGGTGCAGTTCCCCCGTTGCCTGACATTGGAATGTCTACAGCAATTAGGTGCCGATCTGCTGCTGCCTTTGTGTTTCGGTAGCCTGATCCACGCCATTCTGGCAGCTGCCATCAGTTATGCGCTGGTGTTGCGGCTGCTGCCTGTTCTGAAAACCTGGCGTGTGCCACGCTGGCCGCGCCCCTTCCGGAAGCATCGCTCTCATGACCGTTGA
- the tsaD gene encoding tRNA (adenosine(37)-N6)-threonylcarbamoyltransferase complex transferase subunit TsaD, giving the protein MRILAIESSCDETSAAVVCDGRHILSNIVSSQVDIHALYGGVVPELAARQHLEAGPLVVEQALQQAGVCLSDIEAVAVTQGPGLVGALLVGLSLAKGIAWGAGLPLVGVHHIEGHILAPLLERDLAFPFLALAVSGGHTHLYRVEGFGQYHLLGQTLDDAAGEAFDKVAKMCGLAYPGGALIDRLAAQGDGCRFALPRPMLQHEGFDFSFSGIKTAVLTLLKKQPELALPPHLANLAASFQEAVVEVLSKKTFAAARQQRLERIVIAGGVACNSGLRQRCLALAQQQGVEVVFPSPALCGDNAAMLAVAAEARLQGGAAGYRSFDARPVWPLEQVTSRSSGTP; this is encoded by the coding sequence ATGCGGATTCTCGCCATCGAATCTTCCTGTGATGAAACCTCGGCGGCCGTCGTCTGCGACGGTCGCCATATTCTCAGTAACATTGTGTCCTCTCAGGTGGATATCCATGCCCTCTATGGCGGCGTGGTGCCCGAGCTGGCGGCCCGTCAACATCTGGAAGCTGGTCCGCTGGTGGTGGAACAGGCCCTGCAACAGGCGGGAGTCTGCCTGTCAGATATCGAGGCGGTGGCGGTAACCCAGGGACCGGGCCTGGTAGGTGCGCTGCTGGTGGGGTTATCGCTGGCCAAGGGCATTGCCTGGGGTGCCGGACTGCCGTTGGTGGGCGTTCATCATATCGAAGGTCACATCCTGGCGCCGTTGCTGGAGCGGGATCTGGCCTTTCCTTTCTTGGCCTTGGCGGTTTCCGGCGGACACACCCATCTTTATCGGGTCGAGGGTTTTGGCCAATACCATCTTTTGGGCCAGACCCTCGACGATGCCGCCGGTGAGGCCTTCGACAAGGTAGCCAAGATGTGCGGGTTGGCTTATCCCGGTGGTGCCCTCATCGACCGACTGGCGGCCCAGGGCGATGGCTGCCGCTTTGCCTTGCCGCGCCCGATGTTGCAGCATGAGGGGTTTGATTTCAGTTTCAGTGGTATCAAAACGGCGGTCCTGACCCTGCTGAAAAAACAGCCGGAACTGGCCCTGCCGCCGCATCTGGCCAATCTGGCTGCCAGTTTTCAGGAGGCGGTGGTTGAAGTGCTCAGCAAAAAAACCTTTGCCGCCGCTCGTCAGCAACGGCTTGAGCGCATAGTTATTGCTGGTGGTGTGGCCTGCAATTCCGGTCTGCGTCAGCGCTGTCTGGCCCTGGCGCAGCAGCAAGGCGTGGAGGTGGTGTTCCCATCTCCCGCGCTTTGTGGCGACAACGCCGCCATGCTGGCGGTAGCGGCCGAAGCCCGCCTGCAGGGGGGCGCAGCAGGGTATCGCTCGTTTGATGCACGCCCGGTCTGGCCGCTCGAGCAGGTCACCAGCCGGTCGTCCGGCACTCCCTGA
- a CDS encoding PhoH family protein, giving the protein MKKKYVLDTNVLLHDPQALAKFQDNDLVIPITVIEEIDTFKKDLNEIGRNARHVSRQLDQLRASGSLVDGVPLENGGMLHVLLYSSQQAAGFSSDLRLDRADNRILASAVALKQSCDCPVIFVTKDTNLRIKADALGLKAQDYQSDKVAIDDLYSGHCEKLLPATEIDRFYGQGHLDYAEDDLFPNQCATLVDETNPSHTALVRYHADEKRLLPLAKQVKDSVWGIHARNREQQFAFDLLLDSRIQLVTLVGKAGTGKTLLAIAAGLQKAADEAQYNRLLVSRPVFPMGRDLGFLPGDVEEKLAPWMQPIFDNVELLLGAVEERGKRKRGYKELVDMGLMEIEPLTYIRGRSIPNQYMVVDEAQNLTPHEIKTIITRAGEGTKIVLTGDPYQIDNPYVDASSNGLTYVVEKFKQQSIAGHITLTRGERSGLAELAANLL; this is encoded by the coding sequence ATGAAAAAAAAGTACGTTCTCGATACCAATGTTCTGCTGCATGATCCCCAGGCACTGGCCAAATTCCAAGATAACGATCTGGTCATTCCCATCACCGTGATCGAAGAAATTGATACCTTTAAAAAAGATCTCAACGAAATCGGCCGTAATGCCCGGCATGTATCGCGCCAACTTGACCAGCTGCGCGCCAGTGGCAGTCTGGTGGATGGCGTGCCGCTGGAAAACGGTGGCATGCTGCATGTGCTGCTGTACTCCAGTCAGCAGGCGGCCGGATTTTCCTCCGATTTGCGTCTGGATCGGGCCGATAACCGCATTCTGGCCTCGGCAGTGGCTCTCAAACAGTCCTGCGATTGCCCGGTCATTTTTGTCACCAAGGATACCAATCTGCGTATCAAAGCTGACGCTCTCGGTCTTAAGGCTCAGGATTATCAGTCTGACAAGGTCGCCATCGACGATCTTTATTCCGGTCACTGTGAAAAACTGCTGCCGGCAACGGAAATCGATCGTTTCTACGGCCAGGGCCATCTCGATTATGCCGAAGATGATCTGTTTCCCAATCAGTGCGCCACACTGGTGGACGAAACCAATCCGTCACACACGGCGCTGGTGCGCTACCATGCCGATGAAAAGCGCCTCCTGCCACTGGCGAAACAGGTCAAGGATAGCGTCTGGGGGATTCATGCCCGCAATCGTGAGCAGCAGTTTGCCTTTGATCTGCTGCTGGACAGCCGCATCCAACTGGTGACCCTGGTCGGCAAGGCGGGAACTGGCAAAACCCTGCTGGCCATTGCTGCCGGTCTGCAAAAAGCGGCCGACGAGGCCCAGTACAACCGTCTGCTGGTCTCGCGGCCGGTGTTTCCGATGGGCCGCGATCTGGGGTTTCTTCCCGGTGACGTCGAGGAAAAGCTGGCACCCTGGATGCAGCCGATTTTCGACAATGTCGAATTGCTGCTCGGCGCCGTGGAAGAACGCGGCAAACGCAAACGCGGCTATAAGGAACTGGTGGACATGGGTCTGATGGAGATTGAGCCACTCACTTATATCCGCGGCCGGTCCATTCCCAACCAGTACATGGTGGTGGACGAAGCCCAGAATCTCACGCCCCACGAGATCAAAACCATCATCACCCGCGCCGGTGAAGGCACTAAGATAGTGCTGACTGGCGACCCGTACCAGATCGACAACCCTTATGTGGATGCGTCAAGCAATGGTCTGACCTATGTGGTGGAAAAGTTCAAGCAGCAGTCCATTGCCGGTCACATCACCCTGACGCGCGGCGAGCGCTCCGGATTGGCGGAGCTGGCAGCCAATCTGCTCTGA
- a CDS encoding vitamin B12-dependent ribonucleotide reductase, whose protein sequence is MANDSLDTPLNLTRNALTVLERRYLKRDEQGRALETPTHMFRRVADAIAAAERKFDPQADCDALSADFYRLMTQLEFLPNSPTLMNAGRELGQLSACFVLPVDDSMESIFEAIKNTALIHKSGGGTGFSFSRIRPAHDVVLSTKGVSSGPLSFMKVFDAATETIKQGGTRRGANMGILRVDHPDVMDFIMCKRDQTVLTNFNISVGITEDFMEAVKSNSEYDIINPRTGTVVNRLSAAKVFDHIVDLAWTNGEPGIIFLDRLNRDNPTPHIGEIESTNPCGEQPLLPYESCNLGSINLRLMVRDGQIDWQRLEHTIKLAVRFLDNVIEVNNYPIPQIAEMTRANRKIGLGIMGWADLLIQLGIPYNHSEAVALAEKLMGFINEIAQETSRQLARERGAFPNFKGSRFDQRNEAEIRNATCTTIAPTGTISIIANSSSGIEPLFAVSYVRQVMDNDILVEVNPLFEQVAHERGFYSPELMKLIAEKGSIRDFEQIPEDLRRLFVTAHDIRPEDHIRMQAAFQRHTDNAVSKTVNFCHSASREDVATVYQLAYESGCKGVTIYRDGSRSNQVLSVKKEGSRPEDSVPMENKKATRKRDRPRTLQGATYQMETGCGPLYVTINEDQHGLFEVFTTMGKAGGCAASQCEALGRLVSLAWRSGVQARQAVKQLIGISCHKPAGFGANRITSCADALAKAIQLHMQNDEQHESHNGGACPECGGPIEHEGGCCVCHACGYSECA, encoded by the coding sequence ATGGCCAACGACTCCCTGGATACACCGCTCAACCTGACCCGCAACGCCCTGACGGTTCTGGAACGGCGCTACCTCAAACGCGACGAACAGGGCCGCGCCCTGGAAACACCGACCCACATGTTTCGCCGCGTGGCCGATGCCATCGCCGCCGCTGAACGGAAGTTCGATCCTCAGGCTGACTGTGATGCTCTCAGTGCCGACTTCTATCGCCTGATGACACAGCTGGAATTTCTGCCCAATTCACCGACGCTGATGAACGCCGGGCGCGAACTGGGACAGCTGTCGGCCTGCTTCGTGCTGCCGGTGGACGATTCGATGGAAAGCATCTTTGAGGCCATCAAAAATACCGCCCTGATCCATAAGAGCGGTGGCGGCACTGGTTTTTCCTTTTCGCGTATCCGGCCGGCGCATGACGTGGTGCTTTCGACCAAAGGGGTTTCGTCGGGACCGCTTTCCTTCATGAAGGTGTTCGATGCCGCCACCGAAACCATTAAACAGGGCGGCACCCGGCGCGGGGCAAACATGGGGATACTGCGTGTCGATCATCCCGATGTGATGGATTTCATCATGTGCAAGCGGGATCAGACGGTGCTGACCAACTTCAACATCTCCGTCGGCATTACCGAAGATTTTATGGAAGCGGTCAAGAGCAACAGTGAATACGATATCATCAATCCGCGCACCGGCACGGTGGTCAATCGCCTGTCAGCGGCCAAGGTATTCGATCACATTGTCGATCTGGCCTGGACCAACGGCGAACCGGGGATCATCTTTCTCGATCGCCTCAACCGTGACAACCCGACTCCACACATTGGCGAAATCGAAAGCACCAACCCCTGCGGTGAACAGCCCCTGCTGCCGTACGAATCCTGCAACCTGGGCTCCATTAACCTGCGGCTGATGGTGCGTGATGGCCAGATCGATTGGCAACGGTTGGAACACACCATCAAGCTGGCGGTGCGCTTCCTTGATAATGTGATCGAGGTCAACAACTACCCTATTCCCCAGATCGCTGAGATGACCCGCGCCAACCGCAAGATCGGGCTGGGCATCATGGGTTGGGCCGATCTGCTGATTCAGCTCGGCATTCCCTACAACCACAGCGAAGCCGTTGCTCTGGCCGAGAAATTAATGGGATTCATTAACGAAATTGCCCAGGAAACCTCGCGCCAGCTGGCGCGCGAACGGGGCGCTTTCCCCAATTTCAAGGGCAGCCGTTTCGATCAGCGCAATGAAGCGGAGATTCGCAATGCCACCTGCACGACCATCGCGCCTACCGGCACCATCTCGATCATTGCCAACAGTTCCAGCGGCATCGAGCCGTTGTTCGCCGTCTCTTATGTTCGCCAGGTGATGGATAACGACATTCTGGTCGAGGTTAATCCGCTGTTCGAGCAAGTGGCGCACGAACGTGGCTTTTATTCGCCCGAACTGATGAAGTTGATTGCCGAAAAGGGGTCGATCAGGGACTTTGAGCAGATTCCCGAGGATCTCCGCCGTCTGTTTGTTACCGCCCACGATATCCGGCCGGAGGACCATATCCGCATGCAGGCGGCGTTTCAGCGTCATACCGACAATGCCGTTTCCAAAACGGTCAATTTCTGTCACAGCGCCAGTCGCGAGGACGTGGCCACGGTTTACCAGCTTGCCTATGAAAGCGGCTGCAAGGGCGTCACCATTTATCGTGATGGTTCCCGTAGCAACCAGGTGCTGTCGGTGAAGAAGGAAGGCAGTCGGCCGGAAGATTCGGTGCCGATGGAAAACAAGAAGGCCACCCGCAAACGCGACCGGCCCCGTACCCTGCAGGGAGCCACCTATCAGATGGAAACCGGCTGCGGCCCGCTCTATGTCACCATCAACGAGGACCAGCATGGGCTGTTCGAGGTCTTCACCACCATGGGCAAGGCCGGTGGTTGCGCCGCTTCCCAGTGTGAGGCTCTTGGCCGGCTGGTGTCGCTGGCCTGGCGCAGCGGCGTGCAGGCGCGTCAGGCCGTCAAGCAGCTGATCGGCATCAGTTGCCATAAGCCGGCTGGCTTCGGTGCTAACCGCATTACTTCCTGTGCCGATGCCCTGGCCAAAGCCATCCAGCTGCACATGCAGAACGATGAGCAGCACGAAAGCCACAACGGTGGTGCCTGCCCCGAATGTGGCGGTCCTATCGAGCACGAAGGCGGCTGCTGCGTCTGCCACGCTTGCGGCTACAGCGAGTGCGCCTGA
- a CDS encoding helix-turn-helix domain-containing protein has translation MVRELIGKKLKKMRLKNDMTIEILAHKSQVSSNMISRIERGLTTPSVEILMKLAGAFGMSISYFVEEAEKGSTVVYTRAGEGEPIFFFQDKHQIISLTQGLRDPGFTVFYDTIEPGCDSGEGNMVHVGEEFALVVQGSLDLIIEEHCYHLQPGDSVCFKANLPHRWVNTSSGQTRVLWVVSPAPDVAQQHA, from the coding sequence ATGGTCAGGGAGCTGATTGGTAAAAAACTGAAAAAAATGCGCCTGAAAAATGACATGACCATTGAAATTCTGGCGCATAAATCCCAGGTTTCTTCGAACATGATTTCACGTATTGAGCGGGGGCTGACAACGCCGTCGGTCGAGATTCTGATGAAACTGGCCGGTGCTTTCGGCATGAGCATCAGTTATTTTGTCGAGGAAGCGGAGAAGGGCTCAACGGTGGTTTATACCCGGGCGGGAGAAGGAGAACCCATCTTTTTCTTTCAAGACAAACATCAGATCATCAGCCTGACACAGGGGTTGCGTGATCCCGGATTCACGGTCTTTTACGACACCATCGAACCGGGTTGCGACAGTGGTGAAGGCAACATGGTGCATGTCGGTGAGGAATTTGCCCTGGTGGTGCAGGGTTCTCTCGACCTGATCATCGAAGAGCACTGTTACCATCTGCAGCCGGGCGATTCCGTCTGTTTCAAGGCCAACCTGCCGCATCGCTGGGTCAATACCAGCAGCGGTCAGACCCGGGTACTCTGGGTGGTTTCGCCAGCGCCCGATGTGGCGCAGCAACATGCCTGA
- a CDS encoding helix-turn-helix domain-containing protein, whose product MKLRKIIGKKLKAIRLGSEMTIQDLASRSGVSSNMISRVERGLTIPSVEILMKLARVFEKSIDYFVEEVKTTHEVVFTSSGQRDTTIYENNSNMLTESFTSGLRDPQFTSFYCTIPKGGKSGDDNMYHPGDELIFLLEGCLQVTIIDDLYVLNPGDSLSFKSHLPHQWKNIGPAEARVIWTLSPFTVI is encoded by the coding sequence ATGAAACTGCGCAAAATCATCGGTAAAAAACTCAAGGCTATCCGGCTTGGCAGCGAGATGACCATTCAGGATCTGGCCAGCCGTTCGGGTGTTTCCTCCAATATGATCTCTCGGGTCGAACGGGGTTTGACCATTCCCTCTGTCGAAATTCTCATGAAACTTGCTCGGGTGTTCGAAAAAAGCATCGACTACTTCGTGGAGGAGGTCAAAACCACCCACGAGGTTGTGTTTACCTCCAGCGGCCAACGCGATACCACCATCTACGAAAACAACAGCAACATGCTGACGGAGTCCTTTACCTCCGGCCTGCGCGATCCGCAATTTACCTCGTTTTACTGTACCATTCCCAAGGGAGGCAAAAGCGGTGACGACAACATGTACCATCCGGGGGATGAACTGATATTCCTGCTGGAGGGCTGCCTGCAGGTCACCATCATCGACGATCTCTATGTTCTCAACCCTGGCGACAGTCTCTCATTTAAATCTCACCTGCCTCATCAGTGGAAAAATATCGGTCCGGCCGAGGCGCGCGTGATCTGGACGTTGTCTCCTTTCACCGTTATCTGA
- a CDS encoding acyl-CoA dehydrogenase family protein gives MSCIDLDVLDLFVREQVAPGVRRRDIDGACPAALLSQAGVLGYLGVCVPQQWGGQGGCCDDLLRVIERLARCDAGLALTLAAHSLVCDHLRLFGTAEQQQRYLPSLARGEQLGAWALAEAGSGSDAAALSCRAERTATGWQLQGRKMFVTQGNWAALFIVLARTAAAPQRAISAFLVEADRPGVRPGRPLEKMGCRSSNTCPLQLQQVEVSAEALLGTEGQALKDALALLDRGRIAIAALACGIGRCCLDEALRHARRRRQFGQAIGQFQAIQWALADMATELDAAWLLTRQAARLCDAGQPCGSAAAKAKLFAARTAVRNADRAVQIFGGYGYLRGSSVERCYRDAKLCEIGEGTSEIQRLVIARDLLRGS, from the coding sequence ATGAGTTGCATCGACCTTGACGTACTGGACCTTTTTGTCCGTGAGCAGGTGGCGCCGGGAGTCCGTCGGCGCGATATTGATGGTGCCTGTCCTGCAGCGTTGCTGTCCCAGGCAGGGGTGCTGGGCTATCTGGGAGTCTGCGTGCCGCAGCAGTGGGGCGGACAGGGCGGTTGCTGCGATGATCTGCTGCGCGTGATTGAGCGGTTGGCCCGCTGCGATGCCGGCCTGGCTCTGACATTGGCGGCCCACAGCCTGGTGTGTGACCATTTGCGGCTGTTTGGTACAGCTGAGCAGCAGCAGCGTTATTTGCCGTCGCTGGCGCGGGGCGAACAGCTTGGCGCCTGGGCCCTGGCCGAAGCGGGCAGTGGCAGTGACGCCGCCGCGTTAAGTTGCCGTGCTGAACGCACAGCGACCGGTTGGCAATTGCAGGGGCGCAAGATGTTTGTTACCCAGGGCAACTGGGCGGCGCTGTTCATCGTGCTGGCGCGCACGGCAGCTGCGCCGCAACGGGCCATCAGTGCTTTTCTGGTCGAGGCTGATCGTCCAGGTGTGCGACCAGGCCGGCCACTGGAAAAGATGGGCTGTCGCAGTTCCAATACCTGCCCATTACAGCTACAACAGGTCGAGGTGTCCGCCGAAGCCCTGCTGGGCACAGAAGGTCAGGCGCTCAAGGATGCCTTGGCGCTGCTCGACCGCGGTCGTATCGCCATCGCCGCCCTGGCCTGCGGCATCGGCCGCTGTTGTCTGGATGAAGCCCTTCGTCATGCCCGCCGCCGTCGGCAGTTCGGTCAAGCCATTGGCCAGTTTCAGGCTATTCAATGGGCCCTGGCCGATATGGCCACCGAACTTGATGCCGCCTGGTTGCTGACCCGCCAGGCTGCCCGTCTGTGCGATGCCGGTCAGCCCTGTGGCAGCGCCGCCGCCAAGGCCAAGCTGTTTGCTGCCCGCACGGCAGTGCGCAATGCCGACCGGGCGGTGCAGATCTTCGGTGGTTATGGCTATCTGCGAGGCAGTTCTGTCGAACGCTGCTATCGCGACGCCAAGCTGTGTGAAATCGGCGAGGGCACCTCAGAAATCCAGCGCCTGGTCATTGCCCGCGATCTGCTGCGCGGCTCATAG
- a CDS encoding acyl-CoA thioesterase, giving the protein MPVHTTQLRVRYAETDAQGIVHHSCYPIWFEEGRSAFLRQLELPYSQWEAQGVLVVVAELHLRFLLPARYEDVLQIETRLVRLKRRLLEFSYRILHADGRVLAEGNSRHLLMDRAGRTIALPEDLLLNLQQRLQQHAGGMS; this is encoded by the coding sequence ATGCCCGTACACACAACGCAACTCAGGGTACGTTATGCCGAAACCGACGCCCAGGGGATTGTTCATCACAGTTGCTACCCTATCTGGTTCGAAGAGGGCCGCTCGGCCTTTCTGCGGCAGCTGGAATTGCCCTACAGCCAGTGGGAAGCACAGGGGGTGCTGGTGGTGGTGGCCGAGTTGCACCTGCGTTTTTTGCTGCCGGCCCGTTACGAGGATGTGTTGCAGATCGAAACCCGCCTGGTCCGGTTGAAACGGCGCCTGCTGGAATTTTCCTACCGTATCCTGCATGCTGACGGACGGGTGCTGGCCGAAGGCAACAGTCGTCATCTGCTGATGGATCGCGCCGGCCGCACCATCGCCTTGCCGGAGGATTTATTGCTGAATCTGCAACAGCGTTTGCAACAACACGCGGGAGGAATGTCATGA
- a CDS encoding HU family DNA-binding protein yields MNKSELVEALSLEKDLTYKRAEEIVNLIFDSMTEELIQGGRIEIRGFGSFVVKDYKAYTGRNPKTGETIEVKDKKLPFFKVGKELRERVDS; encoded by the coding sequence ATGAACAAGTCGGAACTGGTCGAGGCGTTGTCGTTGGAAAAAGACCTGACCTACAAACGGGCCGAGGAGATCGTCAATCTGATCTTCGATTCGATGACCGAGGAACTGATCCAGGGCGGCCGCATTGAGATTCGTGGTTTTGGCAGCTTTGTGGTCAAGGATTACAAGGCCTATACTGGCCGCAATCCCAAGACCGGCGAAACCATTGAGGTGAAGGACAAAAAGCTGCCTTTCTTCAAGGTCGGCAAGGAATTGCGCGAACGGGTTGACAGCTGA
- a CDS encoding aminotransferase class V-fold PLP-dependent enzyme, whose amino-acid sequence MASSSLLYLDNAATSFPKPEAVYQVQDHAARQCGASAGRGSALPARQAGQTLLAVRETLARFFRIPVSDRLVFTANATQAINTALFGLLKPGDTVVSSSMEHNAVARPLYQLQQRGVQWIQVPADCQGRVAGADVRRACLAHRPRLLVMNHCSNVTGTLQPIDELGPWCREQGIVFLVDAAQSAGVCPIDVQQMGIDLLAAPGHKGLLGPQGTGFLYVAEGLELQPLLYGGTGTASSQLEQPHCLPEALESGTLNLPALAGLQAGVDFICHTGLDQIIRHEQELLLQLWQGLQQLPAVRLFGPGPGQQTAVVSLALQGLDPAELGFVLDHQYGIAVRVGLHCAPLAHRSIGTYPAGTVRVSPGFFTTSADIDRFLAAMRQLASRL is encoded by the coding sequence ATGGCCAGTTCCTCTCTGCTCTATCTCGATAATGCCGCTACCAGCTTTCCCAAACCCGAAGCTGTCTATCAGGTCCAGGATCATGCGGCCCGCCAATGTGGTGCCAGTGCCGGTCGGGGCAGTGCCTTGCCGGCCCGCCAGGCGGGGCAGACCCTGCTGGCTGTACGCGAAACACTGGCCCGCTTCTTCCGGATTCCTGTATCTGACCGCTTGGTGTTCACCGCCAATGCCACCCAGGCCATCAACACGGCGTTGTTCGGTCTGTTAAAGCCTGGCGACACGGTGGTTAGCAGCAGCATGGAACACAACGCCGTTGCCCGCCCGCTCTATCAGCTGCAACAGCGGGGTGTTCAGTGGATTCAGGTGCCGGCTGACTGCCAGGGGCGGGTGGCAGGCGCCGATGTCCGGCGGGCCTGCCTGGCGCACCGTCCCCGTTTGCTGGTCATGAATCATTGCTCCAATGTTACCGGCACTCTGCAGCCCATTGATGAATTGGGGCCCTGGTGCCGGGAGCAGGGCATTGTCTTTTTGGTCGATGCCGCACAAAGCGCCGGGGTCTGCCCGATTGATGTACAACAGATGGGCATTGATCTGCTGGCCGCGCCCGGCCACAAGGGTTTGCTGGGACCGCAGGGAACCGGTTTTCTCTATGTTGCCGAAGGGCTTGAACTACAGCCGCTGCTATATGGTGGCACCGGTACGGCCTCCAGCCAGCTGGAACAGCCGCACTGCCTGCCTGAAGCGCTGGAAAGCGGCACCCTGAATCTGCCGGCGTTGGCTGGTCTGCAAGCCGGCGTCGACTTCATCTGTCATACCGGTCTGGATCAGATTATCCGTCACGAACAGGAACTGCTGCTGCAGCTGTGGCAGGGGCTGCAGCAGCTGCCCGCCGTACGGCTGTTTGGGCCAGGTCCTGGCCAGCAGACAGCGGTTGTGTCCCTGGCCCTACAAGGGCTCGATCCAGCCGAGTTGGGCTTTGTCCTTGACCACCAGTACGGTATTGCCGTGCGCGTGGGCCTGCACTGTGCGCCCCTGGCTCACCGCAGCATTGGTACCTATCCGGCCGGCACCGTCCGGGTCAGTCCCGGTTTTTTTACCACCAGTGCCGATATCGATCGTTTTCTCGCGGCCATGCGCCAGTTGGCCTCTCGGCTGTGA